A window of the Gordonia humi genome harbors these coding sequences:
- a CDS encoding FadR/GntR family transcriptional regulator: MADKVQSAGDSFESLSGDDTPLFTRVKPRRGFEHVSEQIRAAVTEGRIKPGGRLPAERDMAEIFGVSRQGVREALRGLEMSGMVESRPGVNGGVFIRPGDPAVVTRAVNDLASLGALSSESLLEARILLTSDVIRLVCERATEEDFVRLDEDIAKVERYTDSIEEVGSTRTIRITHFYTLLAEATHNEVLVMLMNSLASVVQARITRVSPRPLTNVGEMRRQFVASLRERDAEAAITQMSAHLKRLEEQLSEREQELAG, translated from the coding sequence ATGGCCGATAAGGTGCAGTCCGCTGGTGATTCGTTCGAGTCGTTGAGCGGTGACGACACTCCGCTCTTCACTCGAGTGAAGCCGCGTCGAGGGTTCGAACACGTCTCGGAGCAGATCCGGGCCGCCGTCACCGAGGGACGGATCAAACCGGGTGGACGGCTGCCCGCCGAGCGCGACATGGCGGAGATCTTCGGAGTCAGCCGGCAGGGTGTCCGTGAAGCACTCCGTGGCCTCGAGATGAGCGGCATGGTCGAGTCCAGGCCGGGTGTCAACGGCGGTGTGTTCATCAGGCCCGGCGACCCGGCCGTCGTCACACGCGCCGTGAATGACCTCGCGTCCTTGGGGGCGCTCTCGTCGGAGAGCCTTCTGGAAGCTCGAATCCTCTTGACCTCCGATGTGATTCGTCTCGTCTGTGAGCGCGCGACGGAGGAGGACTTCGTGCGGCTCGACGAGGACATCGCGAAGGTGGAGCGGTACACGGACTCGATCGAAGAGGTCGGCAGCACTAGAACGATCCGGATCACGCACTTCTACACGCTCCTCGCGGAGGCCACGCACAACGAAGTGCTCGTCATGCTCATGAACTCGCTCGCCAGCGTCGTGCAGGCGCGCATAACACGCGTGAGTCCGCGGCCGTTGACGAATGTCGGGGAGATGCGTCGACAGTTCGTGGCCAGTCTGCGGGAACGAGACGCGGAGGCCGCGATCACGCAGATGTCGGCCCATCTCAAGCGACTGGAGGAACAACTCAGCGAGCGAGAGCAGGAACTCGCGGGCTGA
- a CDS encoding alpha/beta hydrolase yields MLSSARKRLTAGVVALAAAVAGTAVAVAPAPRAQAAGDVEQVYSASMHRNIPVKIVDGGGRGAKPTLYMLDGLRAPNNTSGWLQNTRVDSWMVGKGTNVAIPFGGAGSFYTNWEKRDPKLGLNKWETFLTKELPAYMKKRHNSDNRRNGIAGLSMSGTAALNLASRHPNFYKAVASFSGYPTVTMPGFGQGIQASVMEMGGNPVNMWGIWPAGEWAANDPFLTAGNLAGHRVYVSSGTGMGSKYDSSITPGSGNFNATKFAQMVPLEVAASASSQMYIARLATVPGVKVTTHITPDGAHWWDYWQENFKHAWTSTFRPAFF; encoded by the coding sequence ATGCTCTCCAGCGCCCGCAAGCGCTTGACCGCTGGTGTCGTCGCGTTGGCTGCTGCCGTCGCGGGCACCGCCGTGGCAGTCGCACCCGCACCGCGGGCCCAGGCCGCAGGCGACGTCGAACAGGTCTACTCGGCCTCGATGCACCGCAACATCCCGGTGAAGATCGTCGACGGCGGGGGCCGGGGCGCCAAGCCGACCCTCTACATGCTCGACGGCCTGCGCGCCCCGAACAACACCAGCGGCTGGCTGCAGAACACCCGCGTCGACAGCTGGATGGTCGGCAAGGGCACCAACGTCGCCATCCCGTTCGGCGGCGCGGGCAGCTTCTACACCAACTGGGAGAAGCGCGACCCGAAGCTCGGCCTCAACAAGTGGGAGACGTTCCTGACCAAGGAACTCCCCGCTTACATGAAGAAGCGCCACAACAGCGACAACCGTCGCAACGGCATCGCCGGTCTGTCGATGTCCGGTACCGCGGCGCTGAACCTGGCCTCGCGTCACCCGAACTTCTACAAGGCCGTCGCGTCGTTCAGCGGTTACCCGACCGTCACGATGCCGGGCTTCGGCCAGGGCATCCAGGCGTCCGTCATGGAGATGGGCGGCAACCCGGTCAACATGTGGGGCATCTGGCCCGCCGGCGAGTGGGCCGCCAACGACCCGTTCCTGACCGCCGGCAACCTCGCGGGTCACCGCGTCTACGTCTCGTCCGGCACCGGCATGGGCTCCAAGTACGACTCGTCGATCACCCCGGGCAGCGGCAACTTCAACGCCACCAAGTTCGCGCAGATGGTTCCGCTCGAGGTCGCCGCATCGGCCAGCTCGCAGATGTACATCGCTCGCCTCGCCACCGTTCCCGGCGTCAAGGTGACCACTCACATCACGCCCGACGGCGCGCACTGGTGGGACTACTGGCAGGAGAACTTCAAGCACGCGTGGACGAGCACCTTCCGTCCGGCGTTCTTCTAG
- a CDS encoding Dyp-type peroxidase, with protein MGTGQHILTRKTPSAMFLVMTIDDGGEDAVREALTGLSGIVTTVSSRVPEATLSAVVGIGSAAWDRLFSGPRPAELHPFIELTGEVHTAPSTPGDILLHIKSDRQDLAFEVGRLWTASLGDAVTTVDEVHGFRYFDMRDLIGFVDGTENPTGDDAVAAILVDAEDPDFAGGSYVAIQRYVTDFTSWNALPVPDQEAAIGRSKVENIEFDDDVKPTNSHIALNVIEDANGEELDIVRDNMPYGDIAGDREKGTLFIAYSKTPAITEQMLRNMFIGEPEGNHDRLLDFTTAVTGTQFFAPTTEFLDDPPPAPDTQIPQTPAATDTSDGSLGIGRLR; from the coding sequence GTGGGTACCGGACAGCACATTCTGACTCGTAAGACGCCGTCGGCGATGTTCCTCGTGATGACGATCGACGACGGCGGTGAGGACGCCGTCCGCGAGGCTCTCACCGGGCTGTCGGGCATTGTGACCACGGTGTCCTCACGTGTCCCCGAGGCCACGCTGTCGGCGGTCGTCGGCATCGGCTCGGCCGCATGGGACCGCCTGTTCTCCGGCCCCCGACCCGCCGAGCTGCATCCGTTCATCGAACTGACCGGCGAGGTCCACACGGCCCCGTCGACGCCGGGCGACATCCTCCTGCACATCAAATCCGACCGGCAGGATCTGGCCTTCGAGGTCGGCCGCCTGTGGACCGCGTCGCTCGGCGATGCCGTCACCACCGTCGACGAGGTCCACGGCTTCCGATACTTCGACATGCGCGACCTCATCGGGTTCGTCGACGGCACCGAGAATCCGACCGGCGACGACGCCGTCGCCGCGATCCTCGTCGACGCCGAAGACCCCGACTTCGCCGGCGGCAGCTACGTCGCGATCCAGCGGTACGTCACCGACTTCACATCGTGGAACGCCCTCCCGGTGCCCGATCAGGAGGCGGCGATCGGTCGCAGCAAGGTCGAGAACATCGAGTTCGACGACGATGTGAAGCCCACGAACTCGCACATCGCGCTCAACGTCATCGAGGACGCGAACGGCGAAGAGCTCGATATCGTGCGGGACAACATGCCCTACGGCGACATCGCGGGCGACCGCGAGAAAGGCACCCTCTTCATCGCGTACTCCAAGACACCCGCCATCACCGAGCAGATGCTGCGAAACATGTTCATCGGCGAGCCGGAGGGCAACCACGACCGACTCCTCGACTTCACCACCGCGGTGACCGGCACCCAGTTCTTCGCGCCGACCACCGAGTTCCTCGACGATCCGCCGCCGGCGCCCGACACGCAGATCCCGCAGACACCCGCTGCCACGGACACGTCCGACGGCTCCCTGGGCATCGGCCGCCTCCGTTGA
- a CDS encoding family 1 encapsulin nanocompartment shell protein gives MSNLHRDLAPISAAAWTEIEEEAGRSFKRNVAGRRIVDVKGPLGLDTDSVTVGHRTKIDSPADGITAYLRTAQPLVELKVPFTVTRESIDDVERGAADADWDPVVKAARELALAEDRAIFAGYPAAQITGLGAGATTVALPEDIRTYPDALSQAMNKLRLNSVDGPYSLALSADLYARVNETSDHGYPVREHLRRILGDGEIVWAPAIDGAYLVSTRGGDFEFTIGQDVSIGYDSHDADVVNLYFTESFTYLTYTPEAAIALR, from the coding sequence ATGAGTAATCTGCACCGCGACCTGGCTCCGATCTCGGCCGCCGCCTGGACCGAGATCGAAGAGGAGGCAGGACGCTCGTTCAAACGCAACGTCGCCGGACGTCGCATCGTCGACGTCAAGGGGCCGCTCGGCCTCGACACCGACTCGGTGACTGTCGGACACCGCACCAAGATCGACTCCCCCGCCGACGGCATCACCGCGTATCTGCGCACCGCACAGCCCCTCGTCGAGCTGAAGGTTCCGTTCACGGTGACCCGCGAATCGATCGACGACGTCGAACGCGGCGCCGCGGACGCCGACTGGGACCCCGTGGTCAAGGCCGCGCGCGAACTCGCACTCGCCGAAGACCGCGCGATCTTCGCCGGTTATCCGGCCGCGCAGATCACCGGACTCGGTGCGGGCGCGACCACTGTCGCCCTTCCCGAGGACATCCGCACCTACCCCGACGCGCTCAGCCAGGCCATGAACAAGCTGCGCCTGAACTCGGTCGACGGCCCGTACTCGCTGGCGCTGTCGGCGGATCTGTACGCGCGGGTCAATGAGACCTCCGACCACGGGTACCCGGTGCGCGAACACCTGCGCCGCATCCTCGGCGACGGCGAGATCGTCTGGGCCCCGGCGATCGACGGCGCCTACCTGGTGTCCACCCGCGGCGGCGACTTCGAGTTCACCATCGGCCAGGACGTGTCCATCGGCTACGACTCGCACGACGCCGACGTCGTCAACCTGTACTTCACCGAGTCGTTCACCTACCTCACGTACACGCCGGAGGCCGCCATCGCACTGCGCTGA
- a CDS encoding ABC transporter transmembrane domain-containing protein gives MLIRLLRTYLAGYRRFIIAVVALQLIATAAMLYLPTLNADIINNGVATGDTGYILSTGGWMLLVSLAQIVCSVAAMYAGAQASLGAGRDIRHDLVHRVNEFSGREVGRFGAPSLITRTTNDVQQVQLLAVMSISILVTAPIMGVGGIVMGMYEAFSISWLLAVAVPVLGLTMGLIIARMIPAFRSMQTRIDSVNRVMREQITGIRVVRAFVRERHETARFGVANDSLADATLRVGRMMAVMFPAVMLITNLTLVAVLWFGGHAVGDGSVEIGSLTAMISYVMQIMMSVMMASFLAIMAPRAGVCAERICEVLDTESSVHSPAVAVAQTDDPAVIEFDDVEFRYPGADDAVLNHISFATRPGTTTAVVGSTGSGKTTLVNLIPRLIDATAGTLRIGGVDVRDQDPDRLRASIGLVPQRPYLFSGTVASNLRHGDPDATDEQLWEALETAQAADFVRAMPDGLDTAIAQGGTTVSGGQRQRLAIARALVRRPAVYVFDDSFSALDLQTDARLRAALVPATRDAAMIVVAQRISTVTSADQIVVLDQGTIVGLGTHEELLASCETYAEIAESQLAIGAAQ, from the coding sequence GTGCTCATCCGCCTGCTTCGTACGTACCTGGCCGGGTACAGACGATTCATCATCGCCGTCGTCGCGCTTCAACTGATCGCGACGGCGGCGATGCTGTATCTGCCGACCCTCAACGCCGACATCATCAACAACGGCGTCGCCACCGGCGACACCGGTTACATCCTGTCGACGGGCGGATGGATGCTGCTCGTCTCGCTGGCGCAGATCGTCTGCTCGGTCGCGGCCATGTACGCGGGCGCGCAGGCCTCCCTCGGCGCCGGGCGCGACATCCGCCACGACCTGGTGCATCGGGTCAACGAGTTCTCCGGACGTGAAGTCGGGAGGTTCGGCGCACCGTCGTTGATCACCCGGACCACCAACGACGTCCAGCAGGTTCAGCTGCTCGCGGTCATGTCGATCTCGATCCTGGTGACCGCACCGATCATGGGTGTCGGCGGCATCGTGATGGGCATGTACGAGGCGTTCTCGATCTCGTGGCTGCTGGCCGTGGCCGTGCCGGTCCTCGGCCTCACGATGGGTCTGATCATCGCCCGGATGATCCCCGCGTTCCGTTCCATGCAGACCCGCATCGACAGTGTGAACCGGGTGATGCGCGAGCAGATCACCGGCATCCGCGTGGTCCGCGCCTTCGTCCGCGAACGCCACGAGACGGCCCGCTTCGGCGTCGCCAACGACAGCCTCGCCGACGCCACTCTGCGCGTCGGGCGGATGATGGCCGTGATGTTCCCGGCCGTCATGCTCATCACCAACCTCACCCTGGTGGCCGTCCTCTGGTTCGGCGGGCACGCGGTCGGCGACGGCAGCGTCGAGATCGGCTCGCTGACCGCCATGATCAGCTACGTCATGCAGATCATGATGTCGGTGATGATGGCCTCGTTCCTGGCGATCATGGCCCCGCGCGCAGGTGTCTGCGCCGAACGCATCTGCGAGGTCCTCGACACCGAGTCGTCCGTGCACTCCCCCGCGGTCGCCGTCGCGCAGACCGACGATCCCGCGGTCATCGAGTTCGACGACGTCGAGTTCCGCTATCCGGGCGCCGACGACGCCGTCCTCAATCACATCTCGTTCGCCACCCGGCCGGGCACCACGACCGCCGTCGTCGGATCGACCGGATCGGGTAAGACCACCCTGGTCAACCTGATCCCGCGCCTGATCGACGCCACTGCGGGCACCCTGCGCATCGGCGGAGTCGACGTCCGCGACCAGGATCCCGATCGGCTGCGTGCGAGCATCGGTCTCGTCCCGCAGCGCCCCTACCTGTTCTCCGGAACCGTCGCCAGCAATCTCCGCCACGGCGATCCCGACGCGACGGACGAGCAGTTGTGGGAAGCTCTCGAGACCGCGCAGGCCGCCGACTTCGTGCGCGCCATGCCCGACGGCCTGGACACCGCGATCGCGCAGGGCGGCACCACGGTGTCCGGTGGACAGCGCCAGCGCCTGGCCATCGCTCGGGCACTCGTCCGCAGGCCCGCCGTCTACGTCTTCGACGACTCGTTCTCGGCGCTCGACCTGCAGACCGATGCGAGACTCCGCGCCGCACTGGTCCCGGCGACCCGAGACGCGGCGATGATCGTCGTCGCGCAGCGCATCTCCACCGTGACCTCCGCCGACCAGATCGTCGTCCTCGACCAGGGCACGATCGTCGGACTCGGCACTCACGAAGAACTCCTCGCCTCGTGCGAGACGTACGCCGAGATAGCCGAGTCCCAGCTGGCGATCGGAGCCGCGCAATGA
- a CDS encoding ABC transporter ATP-binding protein: protein MTRPGAPGAPGMEKPHSFGPSLKRLIRQLGAYRGMMTVVLITIVGSVALNAYTPRVLGDATNELFDGVIGSQLPAGLTKDQAVQGLRDSGHGTFADMVSAMDVTPGQGIDFSAVGRILGLVLILYVAAALLGWLGAFLLNKVVVGTITGLRARIEGKIHRLPLKFYDESARGDLLSRVTNDLDNLSQSLQQTISQFLNSVLMVIAILIMMFSISPVLSLIAIATVPLAAIATGLIAKRSKPHFVGQWSSTGALNAQIEEAFTGHELVKAFGRRNEVEAAFDDRNEKLYESSWRAQFISGIIMPTIMFLGNLNYVAVAVVGGLRVASGSLSLGEVQAFIQYSRQFTQPLTQIGSMFNLMQSGVASAERIFAVLDEDEESPDPVDAQTPATDSGRIVFDDVSFRYVDDAPLIENLSLTAESGDTIAIVGPTGAGKTTLVNLILRFYELDGGTIWVDGVDAAAMTRDDLRERTGMVLQDSWLFGGTIYDNIAYGDPDAPREEVLEAAKISHVDHFVRTLPDGYETVLDDEGGGVSAGERQLITIARAFLAKPSILILDEATSSVDTRTELLIGKAMANLRADRTSFVIAHRLSTIRDADTIVVMEDGHIVEQGDHDSLLAAKGAYFRLYNAQFSAAVS, encoded by the coding sequence ATGACCCGCCCGGGAGCACCCGGCGCGCCGGGCATGGAGAAGCCCCACTCCTTCGGGCCGTCGCTCAAACGGCTGATCCGCCAGCTCGGCGCGTACCGCGGCATGATGACCGTCGTCCTGATCACGATCGTGGGATCCGTCGCCCTCAACGCCTACACGCCGCGTGTTCTCGGCGACGCCACCAACGAGCTGTTCGACGGCGTCATCGGTTCGCAGTTGCCCGCGGGTCTCACCAAAGATCAAGCGGTTCAAGGCCTTCGCGACTCCGGCCACGGCACCTTCGCCGACATGGTCTCGGCGATGGACGTGACTCCCGGACAGGGCATCGACTTCTCCGCGGTCGGCCGCATCCTCGGGCTGGTCCTGATCCTGTACGTCGCCGCGGCACTTCTCGGCTGGCTCGGCGCCTTCCTGCTCAACAAGGTCGTCGTCGGGACCATCACCGGCCTGCGAGCCCGTATCGAGGGGAAGATCCACCGACTGCCGCTCAAGTTCTACGACGAGTCGGCCCGCGGCGATCTCCTCTCTCGCGTCACCAACGATCTCGACAATCTGTCGCAGTCGCTGCAGCAGACCATCAGTCAGTTCCTCAACTCGGTGCTCATGGTGATCGCGATCCTGATCATGATGTTCTCGATCTCACCGGTCCTCTCGCTGATCGCCATCGCCACCGTGCCGCTCGCCGCGATCGCCACCGGGCTCATCGCCAAGCGCTCCAAACCGCACTTCGTCGGACAGTGGTCGTCGACCGGGGCGCTCAACGCACAGATCGAGGAGGCGTTCACCGGCCACGAACTGGTCAAGGCGTTCGGGCGACGCAACGAGGTCGAGGCCGCCTTCGACGACCGCAACGAGAAGCTCTACGAATCGTCGTGGCGCGCCCAGTTCATCTCGGGCATCATCATGCCGACGATCATGTTCTTGGGGAACCTGAACTATGTCGCCGTCGCCGTGGTCGGCGGGCTCCGCGTCGCGTCCGGCAGCCTGTCCCTCGGCGAGGTCCAGGCGTTCATCCAGTACTCACGCCAGTTCACCCAGCCGCTCACCCAGATCGGCTCCATGTTCAACCTGATGCAGTCGGGCGTCGCCTCCGCCGAGCGCATCTTCGCCGTCCTCGACGAGGACGAGGAGTCGCCCGATCCGGTCGACGCGCAGACCCCCGCCACCGATTCCGGCCGCATCGTCTTCGACGACGTGTCGTTCCGCTACGTCGACGACGCGCCGCTCATCGAGAACCTCTCGCTGACCGCCGAGTCCGGCGACACCATCGCGATCGTCGGCCCCACCGGTGCGGGCAAGACCACCCTGGTCAACCTCATCCTGCGGTTCTACGAACTCGACGGGGGCACCATCTGGGTCGACGGCGTCGACGCCGCCGCGATGACGCGGGACGACCTCCGCGAACGCACCGGCATGGTGCTGCAGGACTCGTGGCTGTTCGGTGGCACGATCTACGACAACATCGCCTACGGCGACCCGGACGCCCCTCGCGAGGAGGTCCTCGAAGCGGCGAAGATCAGCCACGTCGACCACTTCGTCCGCACTCTCCCCGACGGCTACGAGACGGTGCTCGACGACGAGGGCGGCGGCGTCAGTGCAGGCGAGCGTCAGCTCATCACGATCGCCCGAGCGTTCCTCGCCAAACCGTCGATTCTCATCCTCGACGAGGCCACGAGTTCGGTCGACACCCGGACCGAACTCCTGATCGGGAAGGCCATGGCCAATCTGCGCGCCGATCGCACGAGCTTCGTCATCGCCCACCGTCTGTCGACCATCCGCGATGCGGACACCATCGTCGTCATGGAAGACGGACACATCGTCGAACAGGGCGATCACGATTCGCTGCTGGCGGCGAAGGGCGCGTACTTCCGGCTCTACAACGCCCAGTTCTCGGCCGCGGTGTCCTAG
- a CDS encoding EamA family transporter, whose translation MTETTQGRRTGAAVAMIVGSCTSLQFGAALAVGLFDAMGTWGVTLLRLAISAGVLVVVARPRIGGWGRRQWAAIIAFGVMMAAMNGFFYTAISRIPLGTAVAIEFLGPLVLSSVLSRRRSDLLWVGLAFVGMALLGIDSVLGASSLDMVGVACALIAGLFWAGYILTGARVSRTVPGSGGLAVALVVATVVLLPIGTGQALPAMHDWRLLALGAGTALLGSVIPYTLEQGALRRLPEHVFGVLLSLEPAIAALAGLALLHQAIGLLPALAIAAVIAASVGTTMNAARKAKVGAEQTPEHARGVGSRPPSDTEREPMPAA comes from the coding sequence GTGACAGAGACGACGCAGGGCAGGCGGACAGGCGCGGCGGTGGCGATGATCGTGGGTTCGTGTACGTCGTTGCAGTTCGGCGCGGCCCTCGCGGTGGGTCTGTTCGATGCGATGGGCACGTGGGGCGTCACCCTGCTGCGGCTCGCGATCTCGGCGGGGGTGCTGGTCGTCGTCGCTCGTCCCCGGATCGGCGGCTGGGGTCGACGCCAGTGGGCGGCGATCATCGCGTTCGGCGTGATGATGGCGGCGATGAACGGCTTCTTCTACACGGCGATCTCGCGGATCCCGTTGGGCACGGCGGTGGCGATCGAGTTCCTCGGCCCGCTGGTCCTGTCCTCGGTGCTCTCTCGCAGACGCAGTGACCTGCTGTGGGTCGGTCTGGCGTTCGTCGGCATGGCACTGCTGGGCATCGACAGTGTGCTCGGTGCGTCGTCGCTCGACATGGTCGGTGTGGCCTGCGCGTTGATCGCGGGACTGTTCTGGGCGGGCTACATCCTGACCGGTGCTCGCGTCAGTCGGACGGTGCCGGGATCGGGTGGTCTGGCGGTGGCGCTCGTCGTCGCGACGGTGGTCCTGCTCCCGATCGGCACGGGGCAGGCGTTGCCCGCGATGCACGACTGGCGTCTTCTCGCGCTCGGTGCGGGTACGGCGCTGCTCGGCTCGGTGATTCCGTACACCCTGGAACAGGGCGCCCTCCGTCGTCTCCCCGAACACGTCTTCGGCGTCCTGCTCAGTCTGGAGCCGGCGATCGCGGCCCTCGCGGGACTGGCGCTGCTGCACCAGGCCATCGGTCTGCTGCCCGCCCTCGCCATCGCCGCGGTGATCGCGGCGTCGGTGGGGACGACGATGAACGCCGCGCGCAAGGCGAAGGTCGGGGCGGAGCAGACGCCCGAACACGCCCGCGGCGTGGGCTCGCGCCCTCCGTCCGACACGGAGCGTGAACCCATGCCTGCGGCGTGA
- a CDS encoding LysR family transcriptional regulator yields the protein MLNVTRLRILRELHIRGTLAAVADALSYTPSAVSQQLSQLEREAGVPLLERVGRGVRLTAPAVGLVEHADAVITRLELAEAELAASQPDVHGTLCVALFQSVVLELAPATLTLLAERHPRLRVEIIQRDEDLATSGMLAQEFDVVLGEEFPGRPHPVRPDVDRRDLLRDPLMLALPSHGRWADLPTTLTDLAAAPWALDPATTAMGAWSRDICRSAGFEPDVRFDTPDPLLQAHLVRTGHAVALMPSLLADRHLTGTRLVALPDDPHRMLYTATRPGRTDHPAVRAFRDALGEAAAAINDRAEQ from the coding sequence ATGCTGAACGTCACACGGTTGCGCATCCTGCGTGAACTCCACATCCGCGGCACGCTCGCAGCGGTGGCGGACGCGCTCTCGTACACGCCGTCGGCCGTGTCTCAGCAACTGTCGCAGCTCGAACGAGAAGCCGGTGTGCCCCTATTGGAACGGGTCGGTCGCGGTGTCCGTCTCACCGCTCCCGCGGTCGGCCTCGTCGAACACGCCGATGCCGTCATCACTCGGCTCGAACTGGCCGAGGCCGAACTCGCCGCATCGCAGCCCGACGTCCACGGCACGTTATGTGTCGCACTCTTCCAGTCGGTGGTCCTCGAGCTCGCGCCGGCGACGCTCACTCTGCTCGCCGAGCGGCATCCGCGTCTGCGCGTGGAGATCATCCAACGCGACGAGGACCTGGCGACGAGCGGGATGCTGGCGCAGGAGTTCGACGTCGTGCTCGGCGAGGAGTTCCCCGGGCGCCCGCATCCGGTCCGGCCCGACGTCGACCGTCGAGACCTGCTCCGCGACCCGCTGATGCTCGCGCTGCCGTCGCACGGCAGGTGGGCGGATCTGCCGACGACCCTCACCGATCTCGCCGCCGCTCCGTGGGCGCTCGACCCCGCGACGACGGCGATGGGCGCGTGGTCGCGGGACATCTGCCGGAGCGCCGGATTCGAGCCGGACGTCCGCTTCGACACCCCCGATCCGCTGTTGCAGGCGCACCTCGTGCGGACCGGGCACGCCGTCGCGTTGATGCCGTCTCTGCTCGCCGACCGGCATCTGACCGGCACCCGCCTGGTCGCACTGCCCGACGACCCGCACCGCATGCTGTACACCGCCACGCGCCCCGGACGGACCGACCACCCGGCGGTACGCGCGTTCCGCGACGCCCTCGGCGAAGCCGCCGCGGCGATCAACGACCGTGCGGAACAATAG
- a CDS encoding DUF1697 domain-containing protein has product MPASRIVLIRAVNVGGAKLPMARLREIAADLGASDVSTYIASGNLLCTPPGDADRFDRSLEQAIADEFGYIREVISRTPDEVETAVAAFPFGESRHGHVYFLTGTPDADAAAAFCATDFGNGERLAVIGDDLHIDYPEGAGASKLTPAKIARGLGVTGTGRNLRTCRTLVERARA; this is encoded by the coding sequence GTGCCCGCATCCCGCATCGTGTTGATCCGCGCCGTCAACGTCGGAGGCGCCAAACTCCCCATGGCCCGACTCCGAGAGATCGCCGCCGACCTCGGTGCGAGCGACGTGTCCACGTACATCGCGTCCGGCAACCTGCTCTGCACTCCGCCCGGCGACGCCGATCGCTTCGACCGATCGCTCGAACAGGCGATCGCCGACGAGTTCGGTTACATTCGGGAGGTGATCAGCAGGACGCCGGACGAGGTCGAGACCGCCGTCGCCGCGTTCCCGTTCGGGGAGTCCAGACACGGGCACGTGTACTTCCTCACCGGCACGCCCGACGCCGACGCGGCGGCCGCCTTCTGCGCCACCGACTTCGGGAACGGCGAACGTCTCGCCGTGATCGGCGACGATCTGCACATCGACTATCCCGAGGGAGCGGGCGCCAGCAAGCTCACCCCGGCCAAGATCGCACGCGGACTCGGTGTCACCGGGACCGGCCGCAACCTGCGGACCTGCCGCACCCTCGTCGAACGCGCCCGCGCATGA
- a CDS encoding YidH family protein, translating to MSEQSPPPGAVDARFTLAAERTLLAWLRTALGLVAAGVAVLHVVGEFASPALQTALGIVLIVLGIASAVVGSWRWYRVTHSLENGGPMPAPIGIWLLIGGLVVVSVAFIFVR from the coding sequence ATGAGCGAGCAGTCACCTCCCCCGGGCGCCGTCGACGCCCGGTTCACCCTGGCGGCCGAGCGCACCCTCCTGGCCTGGTTGCGGACCGCCCTCGGCCTGGTGGCCGCCGGCGTGGCCGTGCTGCACGTGGTCGGCGAGTTCGCCTCACCCGCGCTGCAGACCGCACTCGGAATCGTCCTGATCGTGCTCGGCATCGCATCGGCGGTGGTCGGATCGTGGCGGTGGTACCGCGTGACGCACTCCCTGGAGAACGGCGGACCCATGCCCGCCCCGATCGGGATCTGGCTCCTGATCGGCGGCCTCGTCGTCGTGTCGGTGGCATTCATCTTCGTCCGATGA
- the rnhA gene encoding ribonuclease HI has product MSDAPKPVEISTDGACLGNPGPGGWGAVLRYGDVEKELSGAEPDTTNNRMELMGAIQALNALTRPSHVILYTDSSYVRNGITKWVNGWIKNGWKNSSKQPVKNMDLWQELLEAEKRHTVDWRWVKGHAGDKYNEIADTLATTAARTLKG; this is encoded by the coding sequence ATGAGTGATGCTCCCAAACCTGTCGAGATCTCCACCGACGGCGCCTGCCTCGGCAATCCCGGTCCCGGCGGATGGGGTGCGGTCCTGCGCTACGGCGACGTCGAGAAGGAGCTCTCCGGGGCCGAACCCGACACCACCAACAACCGGATGGAACTGATGGGCGCCATCCAGGCGCTGAACGCGCTGACCAGACCGTCGCACGTCATCCTGTACACGGACTCGAGCTACGTCCGCAACGGCATCACCAAGTGGGTCAACGGCTGGATCAAGAACGGGTGGAAGAACTCCAGCAAGCAGCCCGTCAAGAACATGGACCTGTGGCAGGAACTCCTCGAGGCCGAGAAGCGTCACACCGTCGACTGGCGCTGGGTCAAGGGCCATGCCGGAGACAAGTACAACGAGATCGCCGACACCCTCGCGACGACGGCGGCCCGCACGCTGAAGGGCTGA